The following DNA comes from Candidatus Peregrinibacteria bacterium.
TTCCCAGAGTAATGTCCCATCCCGATCAATAAAGAGAACCTTTTTCATGAAGTAAGGCGCAAAAGAACAGCATTTTTATGGGCATCGAGTCCTTCTACATCAGCAAGAGCTTCTACAATCGGAGCAAGCTCCAAAAGCCCATCATTTCTTACTTCTTGAAACTGAAGAGTTTTTACAAAAGTCTCCACACCTACCGGAGAAGAAAATCGAACGGCTCGACCTGTAGGAAGAGTGTGATTCGTACCAGTTGCATAGTCGCCTAGAGGAACGGAAGTGAGATGTCCCAAAAAAATAGATCCCGCGTTGGTTATTTTTTGAAATATTCGTTCTGGAAATTCGGTACAAATATGAAGATGTTCTGCTCCGTATTCATTGGCAAACAAAATCATTTCTTCTTCAGAAGAAACAAGAAGAATACCATTGTATCCATTTTGAAATGCTTTTTCGATAATTTTTTTTCTTCCGCATTTTGAAAGTTGTTGCGCCAACTCACACTGAACACTTTCTGCCAAGTGGTGAGAAGAAGTGACAAGTGGCATGCAAGAATCTACGCCGTGTTCACAGCGCGCAAGAATATCTGCCGCTAGCCATTTCGCATTTGCGGTTTCATCCGCAAGAAGAAGTCCCTCACTTGGACCAGCAATTATATCGATTCCCACCTCTCCAAACACACATTGTTTTGCCGCCTGCACCCACGGAGAACCAGGTCCGGCAATTTTATCTACTGAAGCGATGGATTCCGTTCCATACGCCATGGCAGCAATAGCGGCAATTCCTCCCACACGATAGATTTCATCAGCACCGGCAATATCTGCCGCTACAATAATTTCGGGATGAAGTCCTGTTGGTGGAAAAAAGACGGCAATCCGAGGAACTTCCGCACATTTTGCAGCGATAGTGAGAAGCTGTGCTGTTGAAGGGAGTGGAGCCGATCCTGCTGGAACGTAAAGCCCAATAGAAGCCATGGAAACTTTTTTGCACCCGACCCGAACTCCAGAAGTTGTTTCCATTTCCCACTGACGATCTGCAAAAACACGCCTTGCCTGCTCTCCATGAAACGCCCTCGAAAGAGCAATCTGTTTTTGAAGCACTTCAAGCGTTTCAGAAGGAAGTGCCTCGTATGCTCTTTTAATGTCTACAGGAGAAACACGAAGATTTTCTAGGGAAAACTGAGGATCATCAAACTGGCGTATATATTCAAGAAGAGCGGAATCCCTTTTTTTTTGAATACGATGAATCCACTCTTTTGTTTTTTCCATAACCGAATCAATATCTGCCTGTGATCTCCGAAAAAATCGGATTCTCGCCTCTCCCACAAGTTCGTTATTAGACAAAAGAGGAATCATATTTTCGTTAAAAAAACAGAAAGTGTTTTAAGAAGAAGAGTGTTTTCCTCTGGAGAACCAATTGAAATCCGAAGACACCCATTAAGACGCGGAACGTGAGAGAAATTGCGCACCACAATACCAACAGAAAGGAGATACTGAAAAACACCTTCTGAATCGGAAAATTGAATAAGGAGACTATTACTATCACTCGGAAATATCTTAAGCACATTTGAAAAACGAGCAAGCTCACGGAAAAGACGATTTCGCTCCAAAAGAATGGTCTCTTGCTCCTGCAAAAAACGAGAAGGATCTGCGAGTCGAGCCAACACATATTTCGCCGTAAGCACGTTGATATGGTATGGCATTTTTATCCGAAAAAGGAGACTTGTCATCTCTGAAGACGAAAAACACATTCCAAGACGAACTCCTGCCATTCCCCATGCTTTAGAAAAGGTTTGTGTAATAGCAAGCCGAGGGAATTCCGAAAGCCGAGGAAGAAAACTCTTTGCTGGACAAAAATCGATATATGCTTCATCGAGAACAGCAATCCCCTGAAATTCCCGAAGAATTTTTTCAATTCTTTTGGAACTCATAGCGTTTCCCGTGGGATTGTTGGGCGAGCAGAGGAAGAGAATTTTTGCCTTTTTTGCCTCTGCTAGTATTCGAGAAACATCAAGATCAAAAGCATCATCAAGAGGAAGAGAAATATGAGAGACATCATTCATATCCGCTACAACCCGATACATTCCAAAGGTAGGAGAACAAAAGACAATGGCATCTTTTTTGGGAATACAAAAAATACGTGTAAGCGCATCGAGTATTTCATCTGATCCGTTTCCCAAGGCAATGTTTTCTGGAAGCACCGTACAAGAAAACTGCTCCGATTTTTGACGAGCAATTTTTTCCACGAGTTCTTTTTGAGTGGGATCGGGATAGCGATTGGTGATATTGTCGCCGAAAGGATTTTCGTTGGTATCTAAATAGACACACGCTTTTCCAGAAAACTCTGATTTTCCCGAGGAATAAGAAGTAAGGCGCAAAATATTTGGTCGAACGAGAGAAGAGAGGTCCATGCTTAAAAAAAGAGTTCTGAAAAATCGGAAAAGACAAAATCGGCAGGAGAAAGATCTTGCGATTTATTTCTTCCATTATCGTATGCACCAACAATCATTCCTGCACGTTTTCCGGCAAGAATGCCGTTATGAGAGTCTTCCAAAACAAGACACTCTTCTGGTGCAATACCCAATTTTTCCGCTGCCTTGAGGAAAATATCCGGTGCTGGTTTTCCTTTTCCATTCACGTCTGTTGCGGACACAATCGCCCCAAAATGATGAGTGATATTGTTCTGCATAAGAGCGGTTTCTACCCACTCTCGTTCCGAAGCACTCGCCAGGGCAGAGGGAATTCGAGAAGTGACATGTTCCAAAAATGCTAACGCGCCAGGCATGAGCGAAACGGTTTTGTAGATTTCTTCATTCACAAACGAAACACGACGACTTCGAAATACTTCGTACGATTCTGGCATATTGCGGGTTTCGGAGAGTATTTCGTATACTCCCAAAATGCTCGATCCGTGAAATTGCGCATAAAGTGATCCGCTGGGATCAACAGCGTATTCGCGGAGAAACTCTTTGTCGGCAGAAATCCACGCATCATACGAATCGACGAGCACGCCATCCATATCAAAGAGAATTGCGGAAAATTCCGACAGAGAAGAATGTGTTTTTAAAGATGCAAACGGAAAAAGAGGCATCAGAATAACAGAGAAGAAAAATCGGAAAAAACAGCATCAGCGCGAGAAAGATCTTGATCTCTATTTGCTTCGGAAGAAAGAGCATATACCGTCATTTTTGCATTTTTTGCCGCCACAATTCCCACTTTGGTATCTTCTAAAACAAGACACTCTTCTGGTGCGATGCCCAATTTTTCCGCCGCTTTGAGGAAAATATCCGGTGCTGGTTTTCCACGATGTCCAACATCATCGGCGGTTACCACGGCAGAAAAAAAGTGTCCGATTTGGTGGTGTAAAAATACCGCATCAATCGCTTCTCGAACAGAAGAGGTTCCAATAGCAAGCGGAGTTTTTAGAGAAATTCGCTCCAAAAATTCTCGAACACCAATCATCAGTGGCGCTTTTGGAAAAATTTCTTCCAAACTATAGCGAATACGGAACGCGCGAAATTCCTCAAAAGACATGGAGAGTTGATATCGCTCTCGCAAAAGTTCGTATACTCCCAAATGCCCCTTCCCCTGATACTCAGGTGAAGCATCTTGATATTTAGGAAACATCTTTGAAAAATGGAGAATGTCTTGCGATTTCCAAAGCGGTTCGGAGTTAATGAGTACGCCATCCATATCAAAAATAATCGCGGAAAATTTCATTGTAAAAACAGAATATCAAAAATCCCATCCCCTTCTTCAACCGAAAACAAAAATCCACGCGCTTTTTCTTGGAGAAGAAATTGCTTTATTTCGAGAAAGAGAATGGAAAACCCAGCGAGAGATTTTCTTCCGTGTCCGGTAATAATGCGGACTTTAAGAAGTTTTTCTTGACGACACTGCCGTAAAAAAAATACCGATTCCGAAAGTGCCTCTCGCACGAAAAATCCATGAAGATCGAGTTCTCGCTGTGGGTTTTGAGGGTATGGGATAGGACAATCGCCAAGATACTTTTCCCCTGCCATTTCCGGAGTAAGTTCCGGAGAATACTTTTTAAAAATTTCCTCTAAATCCATCATCGTGGTGCGGTCACTTCAAAAAGCCCTCCTGCCGTTCGTCCGAAAATCTCGGGAGCATCCATTTCTTCTGCTCGAGCTGGCGGATGAGCAAATGTTCCTTCGTGTGTCGCTCGAAGAAAGTAAGAATATGTATACACCCCTGGAGAAAGGTATTCTGCGTAGAGCACTAATCGGTCATCACGAATTTCCGTATGTGTCCAAGGAGACCCCCATTGCCACGGATTCGCTGGTCTCATTTTTCCGGAAAACGCGGGTGTTTTCTCAGAAAAACCAATTCCCATAGTGCCTTCGGAAGAAAGTGGAATAATTGGCGGATTATTTTCGGAATTCAAACGCTGATCCGTTGTTTTGAGTGTGAAATTCACGATTTCCGTTCCTGCTGGAATAGGAACCTCTACTGCCACAAGGTGCCGATCGACTGGAGTAGAAATCGTAACTTCTCCCCGAAGCACTTCTCCACGCTCTGCGGTAGAAACCGATTCTGTTTGCGTATTATTTCCTTGGTGGAAGTATTCTCGGCGAATCCCAAGCCCTTCTTCTCGAGCAAGGATTTGTGCCGTTGGAAGAAAATATTTAAGAAGCATTTCGTAATAGAGCGTCCCCTCTCCTGTCTTCTTGAAGAATTCAATAGGAAGTCCTTCATGATGTGTCACAATATCTTGAGTTCGTATTTTGACGGTATGAACATCAAAAAGAGTTTCGGAACTCATAGCGTACTCTTGAATCACTCGCCCATCGGCAATGACCTTTGCTTCATAATCGGCGAGATATTCTTTTGTAGAGTGAAGATAGGCAACAAGCGCGTTGAGTACCATAGCAGTCGAAGAGGTATCTCCCCATGAGCCATCTTTTCGAGAACGGAGAAGCCAGCGAACAATTCTAGAGAGAACAGGATTTTCGGCAGTTTTTGCGCCATTTTCTTCTTGTGCAATAAGTGCATTGAGAAAAGAAGCAGTCAAAAATGGCGCAGAGTTTCCGGCGGGACTCCATCCGCCTTCTGAAGCGAGAAACGATCCACGCGGATCTATTTCGAGTTGAGCAAGAAGCCCATCGGTTAACTCTGAAATAGCAGAGTGATTGACATCTCTGAGGAGGAGTGCTTGGAGAAGCGCAAGTTTTCCAGAAGTTGAAAGAAGTTTTTGATGATCTTTCTCAAGCAAAAATTCTTGAAGTGGAAGAATGTCAGATAATTCGGGGTTAAATGCAGAAAGCGCAAAAAGTGCTACCGCACGCTGATCTGCCTGATATGAATTTTCGAGCTCTCCTTTTGTTTCTACAAGATCCTGTTTCTGTAAATAGTACGATGTGAGAAACGAGAATGCGCGTTCTGGCACCGAACTCTCAAAGGAGATATTATTCCGTTTCAGTATTGGGTATATCGCTAAAACACGGGCTGTTAGGTCTGGAGAAGTCTCTCGAGATCCCTCCCAATAGGCCCACCCACCATCAAAGCGCTGTAATTTTTCAAGCTTTGAAATAGATTCAGAAAGAGCGTTGGGCAATGAAATATGATTCCCTTGCGCGTCAAAAATTTTTGGCTCTGCAAGATGCCCGTTAAAACCAGGAAGAGAGGTTGCTTCTTGGTAGAGTACCATTCCCAAAACTCCGTCAGCAATGGAACCAGCAGAAGAGAAAGAAAAAGAGAGAATCGACTGTAATCCACTCTCAAGATAATTCGCAATAGTCGCCGAAGTAGAAATAGTGAGCGATCCTAAATTTGGAAGAACATCTGACGAAAGACGAACTCCTTCTGTGCGAATTCCTTCAGAAACTGCTCCAGAAGTAGCGACTGCTTCAGGATGAGAAGGAGCAAGAATAGGAATTTCCGTATGAACACTATCACGAAGAGACTGAGAATTTGCTGTTATGGTGACGGAAAGATTTTTATCTGGATTTCCCGAAACACGAATAGGAAAGAGTATTTCCTGCTCTGTTCCTTTTGGAAGAGAAATCGAAGTTGCGTTTTTCTCTGCTGTTGCGTTTTCTGTTTCGAGAACGACAAATACCTCTTGATTAGATTCTGATTCGTTTCGTACATTTGCACGGAGAAAGAGAGTATCTCCTGTGCGTACAAAACGAGGAACTTGCGGACGAATAAGAAGAGGCTTCGAAACAGTAATTTCTTTCACCTTTTCTCCTACTCGAAATTTTGGGTCAATACCAATAACGAGAATATTCCAAGTTGTTAGATTATCTGGAAGAGGAATTTTGAGTTCTGTTTTTCCATTTTTATCTGTCTCAACAATGGCAGAAAAATATGCCGTATCTTTAAAATCGCTTCGGGGAGTTCCTTCAGGCGTAGAAGGAGCATACTCATCAAAAGCCATAGAAGAAGCCCCTGCAGTAGAAGGTGCCATTGCTTTTTCTGTCCGCACAAACATGGCATCTCCATCTGTTTTTGAAATCATCTTTTCTTTTGAAGGAAATTGAGCAATTTTCAAACTACTTATAAGCGTTTGAACAAAAGACATTCGTTCCCCGTAGAAAAAGGAAACAATGTTTTCTCGAACGGAATCAAACAAGGCGAGATTCGCCTTATCGGTAACAATAACGGCAAACTCTGCGCCTTCTTCAGATACAACAGAGAGGTGCATTATTTCCCCCGGAAGATAGCTTTCTTTATCAGTTTCAAGACGAATAGGAAGGAGTTTTTCTTCTGGAGAAACCGCAAGAGATAGCTCTCCCGTTGCAATAGCTGGTGAATCTCCAAACTCATGCCCTGTAAGAGAGATAATAATATTAGGAATCATATCTTCAGTAATTTTTACATCAATAGCATTCCCCATTTCGTCTCCTGAAAATGTTTGAAGCGAATGGAGAATATCTCGTTCTTGAGAGAGGAAATAGGTACTTGTTTCAGTGCGAAGTGGAGTTACAACAGAAATATGCGCCGTATCCCCCACTTTGTATTCACTCTTATCCGCTCGAAGATCAATACTCTGCTCCTCTAGGCGACTCAAATCGACATAATCTTTTTGTGTCACAAAAAACGAAACACTAGATCTCTGTTTTTCTCCTCGTTCATCGGTAATTTCTGCAAAAATACGATAATTTCCGGGCATGTCTTCTGCTGGAGAAAAGTGAAATACTGACCGTCCGTGTTCATCGGTAGTAAGAGATTCATCACGAACGACCTCTTCCGCAATATGGTATCTTCGTCCCCACGAAGAAGAGGAATCTTCTTCTTGACGCTCATAGACGACAAATACTCGAAAAGATTTTTGAGAGAGAGGTTTTCCATTTGTATCAACAACAACCATATCAAACAGATTTTCTTCTCCCACTTTTCCCGACCAAGATTTTGGTTTTATCCCAACGAGCTCTCGAGTAGCGTGCGCAATAAAAGAAGCAGAAGAAAATATGGGATTTTTATTGCTGTCTTCTGCTGTTACTTCGTATGTATAGCGTTTACTTTCGTGTACCGGTTCGAGAGAAATATCATCTCCTTTTGATACTGGAAAAGAAGGTTTTTCCTCTTGAAACGGAAGATCTATTTTATGTTCCAAAATAATCTGCCCGTTTTTGTCTAGGGTCTTTTTTTCTTGTAATATTTGTTCTGGTTCGTTCCAAAAAGGAGGCGGAAACATTTTCGATTGAGAGTCATAAGAATCATACGGAAGAAAAATAGGTTCTTCTCCAAACACAAATCCCTCCTCTTCCGTAAAGCGATCAAAATGATATGATTCTCTCTTCAAAGAAACATTAAGATCGCCTCCCGAAAGGGGCGATCCAAAATAATATTCTCCAGAAACGTCTGTTTTTGCCGTCTCTTGCGAGAAAACATCATCTTTTTTGGGAGTGACTTCAAGAGAAAATTCCGGCTTGCGATATTCCTCTGTTTGAAATGGAGCAGAAAAACAGGCATCTGTATCTGTACATAGCTGAAGAGAACCCGTTCCAAGCGCAACATCACTTGCAAGATGAAATGCAAAAGAAGTTGAACCAAGAGTATCTGTCGTAAAGGATTCTCCTATCGGTATTTCATTCCCACGAGCATCATATACTTGCAGAGAAATAGATTTTTCAGAGAGTGGCTCATAATGGGCATCATCATCTTTCACAAAAATGGCCTTCCCCTGAACCGTGTCACCAGGACGATAAATAGGGCGATCAGTAAAAATATAGGCGCGATCTGGAACACCTGAAAGTGGATAGTGCTGTGGAGAAAGAGAGGAGTCACTTCGTACAAACACCGCATCTCCCGATGATGATGTCGCCACAAATGCGTCAAATTGTTTTCCATTTTCAGATACAGTAAGTGTTCCTTGTGAATCGGTTTTTCCAAAATCTTCAGAATGTATTTTTTGTGTCCCGTCCTTATTCCACTCGAAAGAAAATCCCGAGATTTCTGCAGAAGAAACTGGTTCTCCTGTGGAAAGAGAAAAAACAGAAGCAGAGACATTTTTCCTATCATTTTTTACGAAAAGTGCGAGATCAGTAACCTGGGCAAGCGTAACAACATGGCGGGGAACTTCTTTTGGTCCCAAAACAGCACCAAGTCCTCCTTGAAAAATGGTTTCTGTAAATCGCGGATTTGTAGCGGAAAGAAAATAGGGTCCGGGCCGAAAATCATTTCCCAAGACCTCTCGAAGGTTAATTTCGGGATACATTTCTTCCCACGGACGATTCGGTAGAGAAAGAGGAACTGTTCGAAGAACTAAGCAGTCTTTGCTATTTGGTTCCCAATCAGAGGAGGAGTAAAAGTGAGGTTCTTGTTGAAAAAACACTTCTGGCGATAGTGCACAGATATCAACAGAAAGTTCTTCTGGAACATTCATCGTGCGAAACACTACAACAGGACGTATCTCAGCAGGAAGTACGGAAATATCATATGAGAGCGGTTCAATGTGAATATCCTCATTTTTGAGTGCACCTGTTGTGTGAGAAAACAAGAAGGCATCAAAAATTTCTTGCCCATACACGTCAGGTACCCCTTTTTTTAAGAGGAACCGATATTCTGTTTCAAAGGCAAGCCTACCAGAAATGCGAAGAGCATATTTCCCCGCATACGATGGCACTTGGCAATACACTTGATCGAGTGTATT
Coding sequences within:
- the hisD gene encoding histidinol dehydrogenase, producing the protein MIPLLSNNELVGEARIRFFRRSQADIDSVMEKTKEWIHRIQKKRDSALLEYIRQFDDPQFSLENLRVSPVDIKRAYEALPSETLEVLQKQIALSRAFHGEQARRVFADRQWEMETTSGVRVGCKKVSMASIGLYVPAGSAPLPSTAQLLTIAAKCAEVPRIAVFFPPTGLHPEIIVAADIAGADEIYRVGGIAAIAAMAYGTESIASVDKIAGPGSPWVQAAKQCVFGEVGIDIIAGPSEGLLLADETANAKWLAADILARCEHGVDSCMPLVTSSHHLAESVQCELAQQLSKCGRKKIIEKAFQNGYNGILLVSSEEEMILFANEYGAEHLHICTEFPERIFQKITNAGSIFLGHLTSVPLGDYATGTNHTLPTGRAVRFSSPVGVETFVKTLQFQEVRNDGLLELAPIVEALADVEGLDAHKNAVLLRLTS
- a CDS encoding Ig-like domain-containing protein translates to MKRIFLPSLFLLLFFGGCFFQNSDPKMIDDSGSAPRILPKEEHRPLVDEEGFAILDDIPKTEEISSFPVLLSSTLPNDSQEVGGKLPITFSFNRTMDKQSVENAFALSPRVPGSFSWDEEGKSFTFTPEEEYSVGTTYETEITSDALDAEGNNLPEAIQKTFTRNDELKILTILPADGQEVETGTDVSIIFNQPIAELTTIDDLEKQTFDIAISPDFPHRFRLAGTSILQVQGQMPADTFPDGIELQEGELVEHRLPRSSEIAISVPDGFVTPNGLILAEGKTVTIRTPQIHLLTRGVETLHPFSPLRIAFDQPVFLSKFQSAFRMGGGILSDPSAVSVKYGIYEQDGEKKEDTSLIDARPPEDFWGYSERYRIWLESGVLGTEGTFKTEGSLVTDFSTLPFVHIEPEYSKFSTDSSSLVVGPSPKILLVFDMPPKNIEEVKSHLSISNVSEEDILLETALRCRDVEKRGWDEECEKESDPRRMTISLKNPLDNGKTYDIHFSEGLSYTVLPDDDRPELTIPEGWEGRVSTLKNPETISFVVAPKPQMIGAHAQKESYREICLFSETPIDAEKARDFLEITPTPLGEIELETVAVEKDQSQFPKEKNTLDQVYCQVPSYAGKYALRISGRLAFETEYRFLLKKGVPDVYGQEIFDAFLFSHTTGALKNEDIHIEPLSYDISVLPAEIRPVVVFRTMNVPEELSVDICALSPEVFFQQEPHFYSSSDWEPNSKDCLVLRTVPLSLPNRPWEEMYPEINLREVLGNDFRPGPYFLSATNPRFTETIFQGGLGAVLGPKEVPRHVVTLAQVTDLALFVKNDRKNVSASVFSLSTGEPVSSAEISGFSFEWNKDGTQKIHSEDFGKTDSQGTLTVSENGKQFDAFVATSSSGDAVFVRSDSSLSPQHYPLSGVPDRAYIFTDRPIYRPGDTVQGKAIFVKDDDAHYEPLSEKSISLQVYDARGNEIPIGESFTTDTLGSTSFAFHLASDVALGTGSLQLCTDTDACFSAPFQTEEYRKPEFSLEVTPKKDDVFSQETAKTDVSGEYYFGSPLSGGDLNVSLKRESYHFDRFTEEEGFVFGEEPIFLPYDSYDSQSKMFPPPFWNEPEQILQEKKTLDKNGQIILEHKIDLPFQEEKPSFPVSKGDDISLEPVHESKRYTYEVTAEDSNKNPIFSSASFIAHATRELVGIKPKSWSGKVGEENLFDMVVVDTNGKPLSQKSFRVFVVYERQEEDSSSSWGRRYHIAEEVVRDESLTTDEHGRSVFHFSPAEDMPGNYRIFAEITDERGEKQRSSVSFFVTQKDYVDLSRLEEQSIDLRADKSEYKVGDTAHISVVTPLRTETSTYFLSQERDILHSLQTFSGDEMGNAIDVKITEDMIPNIIISLTGHEFGDSPAIATGELSLAVSPEEKLLPIRLETDKESYLPGEIMHLSVVSEEGAEFAVIVTDKANLALFDSVRENIVSFFYGERMSFVQTLISSLKIAQFPSKEKMISKTDGDAMFVRTEKAMAPSTAGASSMAFDEYAPSTPEGTPRSDFKDTAYFSAIVETDKNGKTELKIPLPDNLTTWNILVIGIDPKFRVGEKVKEITVSKPLLIRPQVPRFVRTGDTLFLRANVRNESESNQEVFVVLETENATAEKNATSISLPKGTEQEILFPIRVSGNPDKNLSVTITANSQSLRDSVHTEIPILAPSHPEAVATSGAVSEGIRTEGVRLSSDVLPNLGSLTISTSATIANYLESGLQSILSFSFSSAGSIADGVLGMVLYQEATSLPGFNGHLAEPKIFDAQGNHISLPNALSESISKLEKLQRFDGGWAYWEGSRETSPDLTARVLAIYPILKRNNISFESSVPERAFSFLTSYYLQKQDLVETKGELENSYQADQRAVALFALSAFNPELSDILPLQEFLLEKDHQKLLSTSGKLALLQALLLRDVNHSAISELTDGLLAQLEIDPRGSFLASEGGWSPAGNSAPFLTASFLNALIAQEENGAKTAENPVLSRIVRWLLRSRKDGSWGDTSSTAMVLNALVAYLHSTKEYLADYEAKVIADGRVIQEYAMSSETLFDVHTVKIRTQDIVTHHEGLPIEFFKKTGEGTLYYEMLLKYFLPTAQILAREEGLGIRREYFHQGNNTQTESVSTAERGEVLRGEVTISTPVDRHLVAVEVPIPAGTEIVNFTLKTTDQRLNSENNPPIIPLSSEGTMGIGFSEKTPAFSGKMRPANPWQWGSPWTHTEIRDDRLVLYAEYLSPGVYTYSYFLRATHEGTFAHPPARAEEMDAPEIFGRTAGGLFEVTAPR
- the hisC gene encoding histidinol-phosphate transaminase — protein: MDLSSLVRPNILRLTSYSSGKSEFSGKACVYLDTNENPFGDNITNRYPDPTQKELVEKIARQKSEQFSCTVLPENIALGNGSDEILDALTRIFCIPKKDAIVFCSPTFGMYRVVADMNDVSHISLPLDDAFDLDVSRILAEAKKAKILFLCSPNNPTGNAMSSKRIEKILREFQGIAVLDEAYIDFCPAKSFLPRLSEFPRLAITQTFSKAWGMAGVRLGMCFSSSEMTSLLFRIKMPYHINVLTAKYVLARLADPSRFLQEQETILLERNRLFRELARFSNVLKIFPSDSNSLLIQFSDSEGVFQYLLSVGIVVRNFSHVPRLNGCLRISIGSPEENTLLLKTLSVFLTKI
- a CDS encoding HAD family phosphatase, whose product is MPLFPFASLKTHSSLSEFSAILFDMDGVLVDSYDAWISADKEFLREYAVDPSGSLYAQFHGSSILGVYEILSETRNMPESYEVFRSRRVSFVNEEIYKTVSLMPGALAFLEHVTSRIPSALASASEREWVETALMQNNITHHFGAIVSATDVNGKGKPAPDIFLKAAEKLGIAPEECLVLEDSHNGILAGKRAGMIVGAYDNGRNKSQDLSPADFVFSDFSELFF
- a CDS encoding Smr/MutS family protein, translated to MAGEKYLGDCPIPYPQNPQRELDLHGFFVREALSESVFFLRQCRQEKLLKVRIITGHGRKSLAGFSILFLEIKQFLLQEKARGFLFSVEEGDGIFDILFLQ
- a CDS encoding HAD family phosphatase, yielding MKFSAIIFDMDGVLINSEPLWKSQDILHFSKMFPKYQDASPEYQGKGHLGVYELLRERYQLSMSFEEFRAFRIRYSLEEIFPKAPLMIGVREFLERISLKTPLAIGTSSVREAIDAVFLHHQIGHFFSAVVTADDVGHRGKPAPDIFLKAAEKLGIAPEECLVLEDTKVGIVAAKNAKMTVYALSSEANRDQDLSRADAVFSDFSSLLF